A DNA window from Candidatus Hydrogenedentota bacterium contains the following coding sequences:
- a CDS encoding acyl carrier protein produces the protein MSNSIESIQADVKAYILDTFLPGEDPDSLDLETPLISGGILDSISTVKLVTFLEEKYGIEFQAHEIGSDNLETLTLIANTVNTKSAGK, from the coding sequence ATGAGCAACAGCATTGAATCCATCCAGGCCGACGTAAAGGCCTACATTCTCGATACCTTTCTCCCCGGCGAGGATCCCGATTCCCTCGACTTGGAAACCCCCCTGATCTCCGGCGGCATCCTGGATTCGATCTCCACGGTAAAGCTGGTGACCTTTCTGGAAGAAAAATACGGTATCGAGTTTCAGGCCCATGAAATCGGCTCGGACAATCTCGAGACCCTCACCCTGATCGCCAACACGGTCAACACGAAGAGCGCCGGAAAGTAA
- a CDS encoding DUF4091 domain-containing protein — protein sequence MRRSALSLTLVAASVVNTLSAFAQIGLEVLPLGPTERHRPTGDLAILPPPAFRAARNETESLQFAIRALGGNATKVDVVLSPFSLADGTQLPAAAAVLYREVTVNVRRSSPRATEAPGLIPDALVPVLHPQTGEKLKPHYWNGEKLEGVAYGGTPFDIWRENNEVLWLDVHVPTDAVPGDYTATLRVTAENAEAVELPVALTVWDFTLPDGPTHENHFGGFGSLAAYHKLDSTSPEFIELEERYSAELAAHRISPEIPHHLLPAAGEDGAAAFTPEVDAAITAFVERHHVTNFHIPSAPFGDSAGADREKALRFYRSWHSYLEQKGWADRAYLYMLDEPNEIEAYERVRELGALVREAHPNIRRLVVEQTYTQDPAWPSLEESIDIWCPLFGFVDEASTKRLQAQGEHVWSYTALTQTAPPYHPEFETVKDDIPPFWEIDFPVTSYRIAPWLNRRYGITGLLYWSVVYFGSPDRDPWQDPGFRVRWNGEGALFYPGNAVGIDGPIASIRLKNLRDGMEDYEYFALLESLGGAEAVDAIVREAVPTWGSWKSGPEILPALRERLAEEILKRKGH from the coding sequence ATGCGCCGCAGCGCCCTTTCCCTTACACTCGTCGCCGCGAGCGTGGTGAACACGCTGAGCGCCTTCGCCCAGATCGGCCTGGAGGTCCTGCCCCTGGGCCCCACCGAGCGCCATCGGCCCACCGGCGATCTCGCCATCCTTCCGCCTCCCGCATTTCGCGCGGCCCGCAATGAAACCGAATCGCTTCAATTCGCCATTCGAGCGCTGGGTGGCAACGCGACCAAGGTGGATGTCGTCCTCTCGCCTTTTTCCCTGGCCGACGGGACCCAGCTTCCGGCAGCGGCGGCGGTGCTTTACCGTGAAGTGACGGTCAACGTCCGCCGCTCGTCGCCCCGGGCCACTGAGGCACCGGGGTTGATTCCCGATGCGCTGGTTCCCGTGCTCCATCCCCAGACCGGTGAGAAACTCAAGCCCCACTACTGGAATGGCGAAAAGTTGGAAGGCGTGGCCTACGGCGGGACGCCCTTTGATATCTGGCGGGAAAACAACGAAGTCCTCTGGCTCGATGTCCATGTGCCGACGGATGCCGTGCCGGGCGACTACACGGCCACGCTCCGGGTGACCGCAGAGAATGCGGAAGCGGTCGAATTGCCCGTGGCCCTCACGGTTTGGGACTTCACCCTGCCCGACGGTCCTACCCACGAGAATCACTTTGGCGGCTTCGGTTCGCTGGCGGCCTACCACAAGCTCGATAGCACCAGCCCCGAGTTCATCGAGTTGGAGGAGCGCTACAGCGCCGAGCTGGCGGCCCATCGCATCAGCCCGGAAATTCCCCACCACCTCCTGCCCGCCGCGGGGGAGGACGGGGCCGCCGCGTTTACGCCCGAGGTAGATGCGGCCATCACGGCCTTCGTGGAGCGTCACCATGTGACCAACTTCCACATTCCGTCCGCGCCCTTTGGCGATTCCGCGGGGGCGGATCGCGAGAAAGCCCTGCGCTTTTACCGCTCTTGGCATAGCTATCTGGAGCAGAAAGGCTGGGCGGATCGCGCCTATCTCTACATGCTGGATGAGCCCAATGAAATCGAGGCCTATGAGCGGGTGCGCGAACTGGGCGCGTTGGTGCGCGAGGCCCACCCGAACATACGGCGACTCGTCGTGGAGCAGACCTACACCCAGGATCCCGCCTGGCCCTCGCTGGAGGAGTCCATCGACATCTGGTGCCCGCTTTTCGGGTTCGTCGATGAAGCCAGCACAAAGCGCCTGCAGGCTCAGGGCGAGCACGTCTGGAGCTACACGGCCCTGACCCAGACCGCGCCGCCCTACCACCCGGAATTTGAGACGGTGAAGGACGATATTCCGCCCTTCTGGGAGATCGACTTCCCCGTTACCTCCTACCGCATTGCGCCCTGGCTCAACCGCCGCTACGGCATCACGGGCCTACTCTACTGGTCCGTGGTTTACTTCGGATCGCCCGATCGCGACCCATGGCAGGATCCCGGCTTCCGGGTGCGCTGGAACGGCGAAGGCGCCCTTTTCTATCCCGGCAACGCCGTGGGCATCGACGGCCCCATCGCATCGATCCGCCTGAAGAACCTTCGCGACGGGATGGAAGACTATGAATATTTCGCGCTATTGGAATCCCTCGGCGGCGCCGAGGCCGTCGACGCCATCGTGCGTGAAGCCGTACCCACCTGGGGCAGTTGGAAGAGCGGTCCGGAAATCCTGCCCGCACTGCGCGAGCGACTGGCGGAAGAAATCTTGAAACGGAAGGGCCATTAA
- a CDS encoding Gfo/Idh/MocA family oxidoreductase, with amino-acid sequence MKEITRRNFVKGAAAASLLIGTSKTSWAGANDRVRVAIMGINGRGKEHLTMYPQIQGAEVSTLCEVDSRLFAPRAKEFLTDKGLKEPKFEQDIRRVLDDKDIDVISMATPNHWHSLGAIWACQAGKDVYVEKPMTHNIYEGRKVVEAAAKYKKIVQHGVQLRSNPGFQEGIQMLHDGAIGEVYMARCVCFKNRPDIGKAKPGTPPAELDWNLWQGPAQEEPFMVNDKGQGIFVPYFWHWKWAYGNGDIGNQGVHQLDAARWGLQVDVPYRVASMGGLFLWEDAKEVFNVSSSSFMFKGKDGKDKMMTLEVRFWESNEEVGGKAFGVLFYGEKGYMSFPSYEGYQLYQGGKLVKENSEGDTVNHFQNFIDCVRSRSAEKLTAPPIEGHYSSALSHYALTGARLNRVLEIDTEKEQVKNDDEANSYLTRVYREGFVVPETV; translated from the coding sequence ATGAAAGAGATTACCCGCAGGAATTTCGTGAAAGGCGCGGCGGCCGCGTCTTTGTTGATAGGCACCTCCAAGACCTCCTGGGCTGGCGCGAACGACCGCGTGCGCGTAGCCATCATGGGGATCAACGGGCGTGGCAAGGAACACTTGACCATGTACCCGCAGATCCAGGGTGCTGAAGTCTCCACGCTGTGCGAAGTGGATTCCCGCCTTTTCGCGCCCCGCGCGAAGGAGTTCCTGACGGACAAGGGTTTGAAGGAGCCGAAGTTCGAGCAAGATATCCGCCGCGTGCTCGACGACAAGGACATTGACGTCATATCCATGGCGACGCCCAATCACTGGCACTCGCTGGGCGCCATCTGGGCCTGCCAGGCGGGTAAAGACGTCTACGTCGAAAAGCCCATGACCCACAATATCTACGAAGGCCGCAAGGTGGTGGAAGCGGCGGCGAAATACAAGAAGATCGTCCAGCACGGCGTGCAGCTCCGCAGTAACCCCGGCTTCCAGGAAGGCATCCAGATGCTGCACGACGGGGCCATCGGCGAGGTCTACATGGCCCGCTGCGTGTGCTTCAAGAATCGCCCCGACATCGGCAAGGCCAAACCCGGCACGCCCCCCGCGGAGCTGGACTGGAACCTGTGGCAGGGCCCCGCGCAGGAAGAGCCCTTCATGGTCAACGACAAGGGCCAGGGCATCTTCGTTCCCTATTTCTGGCACTGGAAATGGGCCTATGGCAATGGCGACATCGGCAATCAGGGTGTGCACCAGCTCGACGCCGCCCGCTGGGGCCTCCAGGTCGACGTGCCCTATCGCGTCGCGTCCATGGGCGGCCTCTTCCTCTGGGAAGACGCCAAGGAAGTCTTCAACGTCTCTTCATCGTCCTTCATGTTCAAGGGCAAAGACGGCAAAGACAAAATGATGACCCTCGAAGTGCGCTTCTGGGAGTCCAACGAAGAAGTGGGCGGCAAGGCCTTCGGCGTGCTTTTCTACGGCGAAAAGGGCTACATGTCCTTCCCGAGCTACGAAGGCTACCAGCTTTATCAGGGTGGCAAACTCGTAAAGGAAAATTCCGAGGGGGACACCGTCAACCACTTCCAGAACTTCATCGACTGCGTCCGCAGCCGCAGTGCCGAAAAGCTCACGGCGCCTCCCATCGAAGGTCACTACTCCTCCGCCCTGTCCCACTATGCCCTCACCGGCGCACGCCTGAACCGCGTGCTCGAGATCGATACGGAGAAGGAACAGGTGAAGAACGACGACGAGGCGAACTCGTACCTGACCCGCGTGTACCGCGAAGGCTTCGTGGTGCCGGAAACGGTCTGA
- a CDS encoding Gfo/Idh/MocA family oxidoreductase: MSRLSRRQFIKSSSAFAGASLLLCGTAASGKVLGANDRLRIAVAGLNGRGKSHISGWLEQPNVELAYIADPDRDVVAARLAEIQAKVGPTCTTKGITDIREALADKNVDAISIATPNHWHSLLTIWGAQAGKHVYVEKPMSHDIAEGRIAVEAWKKYGVVVQHGTQQRSNADVAALTKAIHEGKFGRLKISYGYCCKPRDTIGFKPVAEAPANLDWNLWRGPAEFDEYHANLVHYNWHWFWKSGNGDMNNQGTHQLDRAFWAIDPDQTHPVKAMAMGGRFKWNDQGETPNTMFGMAEYPNGQQVFFNVRNVNYEGYLHQVKNEYYFEDGGKILDDKTYIPAGATEGVPLDLEPGGVTPGGNWGAFVAACRAGDPKMANGNAMDAHKGSVLGHLMNNSYRIGEKVPLNLKAGKFGDNKDAYEHFAKLHEIVTKGMGVPEDGTEYTVGPWLTFDPETERCIGEHADAANALVKDSNRKGFEIPTVDKV, from the coding sequence ATGTCACGTTTAAGTCGTCGTCAGTTCATCAAATCTTCCTCCGCCTTCGCGGGCGCGTCGCTGCTGCTGTGCGGCACGGCCGCTTCGGGCAAGGTGCTGGGCGCGAATGATCGCCTGCGCATCGCCGTGGCCGGGCTCAACGGTCGGGGCAAGAGCCACATCAGCGGCTGGCTCGAACAGCCGAATGTGGAACTGGCCTACATTGCCGATCCGGATCGGGACGTCGTTGCGGCGCGCCTGGCCGAGATTCAGGCGAAGGTGGGGCCAACCTGCACGACCAAGGGCATCACGGATATTCGCGAGGCACTGGCAGACAAGAATGTGGACGCGATTTCGATTGCCACGCCGAATCACTGGCACAGCCTGCTGACGATCTGGGGCGCGCAGGCGGGCAAGCATGTGTATGTCGAGAAACCCATGAGCCATGACATTGCCGAGGGGCGCATCGCGGTCGAAGCGTGGAAAAAGTATGGCGTGGTGGTGCAGCACGGCACGCAACAGCGGAGCAATGCGGATGTGGCGGCGCTGACGAAGGCGATTCACGAGGGCAAGTTCGGCCGACTGAAGATTTCCTATGGCTATTGCTGCAAACCACGCGACACCATAGGCTTCAAGCCGGTCGCGGAGGCCCCGGCGAACCTCGATTGGAACTTGTGGCGCGGCCCGGCCGAGTTCGACGAGTACCACGCAAATCTGGTGCACTACAACTGGCACTGGTTCTGGAAGTCGGGCAATGGCGACATGAACAACCAGGGCACCCACCAGCTTGACCGCGCCTTCTGGGCCATTGACCCGGATCAGACGCACCCGGTGAAGGCGATGGCGATGGGCGGCCGCTTTAAGTGGAATGACCAGGGCGAGACGCCAAACACGATGTTTGGCATGGCGGAATACCCCAACGGCCAGCAGGTCTTTTTCAACGTTCGCAACGTGAATTATGAAGGCTACCTGCACCAGGTGAAGAACGAGTATTACTTCGAAGACGGCGGCAAGATTCTCGACGACAAGACCTATATCCCCGCGGGCGCCACGGAAGGTGTGCCGCTCGATCTGGAACCCGGTGGCGTCACCCCCGGCGGCAACTGGGGCGCTTTCGTGGCCGCGTGCCGCGCCGGTGACCCGAAGATGGCCAATGGCAATGCCATGGACGCGCACAAGGGCAGCGTCCTCGGCCACCTCATGAACAACTCCTACCGCATCGGCGAGAAGGTGCCCCTCAATTTGAAGGCCGGCAAGTTCGGGGACAACAAAGACGCCTACGAGCACTTCGCCAAGTTGCACGAGATCGTGACCAAGGGTATGGGCGTGCCGGAAGACGGCACCGAGTACACCGTCGGCCCCTGGCTTACCTTTGATCCCGAAACCGAGCGCTGCATCGGCGAACACGCCGACGCGGCGAATGCTCTGGTGAAGGACTCCAACCGCAAGGGCTTTGAGATTCCGACCGTCGATAAGGTGTAG
- a CDS encoding type II toxin-antitoxin system prevent-host-death family antitoxin, whose protein sequence is MKVTVLDMRRNPKKILDAIARNETVTLTNRGVSVARIESARHSERPSVKDLEIFGLWADREEMSDPVVYVRNLRRGRFGDL, encoded by the coding sequence ATGAAAGTCACTGTTTTGGATATGAGGCGCAATCCCAAGAAAATACTGGACGCAATCGCGCGCAATGAAACTGTCACCCTCACGAACAGGGGGGTGTCGGTGGCGCGTATTGAGTCCGCCCGCCATAGCGAGCGACCCAGCGTGAAGGACTTGGAGATCTTCGGATTGTGGGCAGACCGGGAAGAAATGTCCGACCCTGTCGTCTATGTGCGGAACCTCCGTCGAGGGCGCTTCGGTGATCTTTGA
- a CDS encoding type II toxin-antitoxin system VapC family toxin, with the protein MIFDTDVIIWVMRGSKRAAAAIDQAESLELSVVSYMELVQGARNKSELRATKAALSALNFQILPLTENIGHRASIYLEEYTLKSNIGVPDALIAATGVENGIPLCTANAKDYRSIAELELSVFRP; encoded by the coding sequence GTGATCTTTGACACGGACGTTATCATCTGGGTGATGCGCGGTAGCAAGCGCGCGGCGGCAGCCATCGATCAAGCCGAGAGTCTTGAACTTTCCGTGGTGAGCTACATGGAACTGGTCCAAGGTGCCCGCAACAAGAGCGAATTGCGGGCCACCAAGGCGGCTCTCAGTGCGTTAAATTTCCAGATTCTCCCCCTTACCGAAAATATCGGCCACCGCGCGTCAATCTACCTGGAGGAGTATACACTCAAGTCAAATATCGGCGTCCCTGATGCTTTAATCGCGGCCACGGGGGTCGAGAACGGCATTCCGCTCTGCACGGCCAACGCGAAAGACTATCGCAGCATCGCCGAGCTCGAACTCAGTGTATTTCGCCCGTAG
- a CDS encoding type IV toxin-antitoxin system AbiEi family antitoxin domain-containing protein: MRIHSPSSPIEASAIRKIAADGGIVRTSVAIQAGIHPRTLYALRDGGVLEQVSRGVYRLRGHEGGGDPDLITVVQRCPDAVICLISALSLHEITTQVPHAIHLALRRGAEVPRITRPPLEVYHYSPECHAAGIQDLITNGVSLRVYCPEKTLADCFKFRNRIGMDVVLEALKLYRTRMPFKARELLHYARICRVERVMTPYLELLA, translated from the coding sequence ATGAGAATTCACTCCCCATCGAGCCCCATCGAAGCCAGTGCTATCCGCAAGATCGCTGCGGATGGCGGAATCGTGCGCACGTCGGTGGCGATTCAGGCTGGTATCCATCCGCGCACCCTCTATGCGCTACGCGACGGTGGTGTTCTGGAGCAGGTGTCGCGGGGCGTGTATCGGCTCCGGGGCCACGAGGGGGGCGGGGATCCAGATCTGATAACCGTCGTTCAGCGTTGCCCGGATGCGGTTATCTGCCTGATCTCCGCGCTCTCACTGCACGAGATTACCACGCAGGTTCCCCACGCGATTCACCTCGCGCTGAGGCGCGGTGCCGAGGTGCCTCGGATCACGCGGCCCCCGCTGGAGGTATATCACTACTCCCCCGAGTGCCATGCCGCAGGAATACAAGACTTGATCACGAACGGCGTGAGCCTTCGCGTGTACTGCCCAGAAAAAACTCTCGCGGACTGCTTCAAGTTTCGCAACCGAATCGGGATGGACGTTGTCCTCGAAGCCTTGAAGCTCTACCGCACGCGCATGCCATTTAAAGCGCGGGAACTACTGCACTACGCCCGAATCTGCCGTGTCGAGCGGGTCATGACGCCCTACCTGGAGTTACTGGCATGA
- a CDS encoding nucleotidyl transferase AbiEii/AbiGii toxin family protein has protein sequence MTRKPVSNIAASIRQRLLNHAHGSGRPFNEVLQYYALERFLYRLAESSEGELFVLKGAMMLRARNAPDARPTMDIDLLGMTPNDTASLLARFEAVLRLAVLDDGLHFDPSTLRSEGITKEMGYDGVRLRFRGVLDTARVSLQVDIGFGDIVYPPPERHTMPTVLDQPAPDLLCYSLESAIAEKLEAAVKLGQLNSRIKDFYDIWLLSSNFDFRGDELAEAIRRTFQNRKTALERDLEAFGSEFCMAKSQQWTAFKRRLHDPNVPERLEDAMRLNERFLGPVLDGLLGDMPMPLVWRASGPWI, from the coding sequence ATGACGCGAAAACCCGTGTCCAACATCGCCGCATCAATCCGACAGCGGCTTTTGAACCACGCCCATGGCTCTGGACGTCCGTTCAACGAGGTGCTCCAATATTACGCACTGGAACGCTTTCTCTACAGGCTGGCGGAGTCCAGCGAAGGGGAGCTATTCGTTCTCAAGGGAGCGATGATGTTGCGCGCGCGCAACGCGCCGGACGCTCGGCCTACGATGGACATCGACCTTCTTGGAATGACACCCAACGACACAGCAAGTTTGTTGGCGCGATTTGAAGCGGTATTGCGACTCGCCGTCCTGGACGATGGATTGCACTTTGACCCCAGTACGCTGCGTTCGGAGGGTATCACGAAGGAGATGGGCTACGACGGCGTCCGACTTCGTTTTCGAGGGGTCCTGGACACCGCCCGTGTTTCTCTACAAGTCGATATCGGTTTCGGCGACATCGTATACCCGCCCCCTGAGCGCCATACGATGCCCACGGTCCTCGATCAACCCGCTCCCGACCTTCTCTGTTACAGCCTGGAAAGTGCAATTGCCGAAAAACTCGAAGCGGCGGTCAAACTTGGGCAACTGAACAGCCGCATTAAAGATTTCTACGATATCTGGCTACTCTCTTCCAACTTTGATTTTCGCGGCGATGAACTTGCGGAAGCAATTCGGAGAACTTTCCAGAATCGAAAGACCGCGCTGGAGCGCGATCTCGAAGCTTTCGGTTCGGAATTCTGCATGGCAAAATCCCAACAGTGGACGGCATTCAAGAGGCGTCTGCACGATCCCAATGTGCCTGAGCGACTGGAAGACGCCATGAGGCTGAACGAGCGCTTTCTCGGTCCGGTGTTGGACGGCCTACTTGGTGACATGCCGATGCCCTTAGTCTGGCGGGCATCTGGTCCATGGATTTAG
- a CDS encoding DUF1080 domain-containing protein, producing the protein MRSTVLLMMITVATLCAQAQTNSGYRIHDMERAVAPVVTPGQNGSPPADAIVLFDGTNLDAWRTKEGGPAAWKVSDGYLETVAGADDIFTKQTFGDCQLHIEWASPADPAGKIDQDRGNSGIFFMEKYEIQVLDSYESRTYSDGYAGSIYAQYPPQVNATRKPGEWQTYDIVFHAPRFKKDGTVRRPARITAFLNGVLVQDNVTLTGPTGWLQQKPYEVHADAMSLKLQDHDSPVRFRNIWIRPLPQREHLKKIKMKTPEAKVQLSPEQLDRFVGAYETIEPDDEKKEVPFIVIRREGDHLLAAIRDKQEWPLIPQSETEFVFPTFDGTLAFVRDDKGAVTGVNFRVGIEPDFEKKL; encoded by the coding sequence ATGCGCAGCACAGTCCTCCTCATGATGATAACCGTAGCGACGCTTTGCGCCCAGGCCCAGACGAATTCCGGCTATCGGATTCACGACATGGAGCGCGCCGTAGCGCCCGTCGTCACGCCGGGACAAAACGGTTCTCCTCCCGCCGACGCTATCGTCCTCTTCGACGGGACGAACCTCGATGCGTGGCGCACCAAAGAGGGCGGGCCTGCGGCGTGGAAGGTTTCCGATGGCTACCTGGAGACTGTGGCGGGTGCGGACGACATCTTCACAAAGCAGACCTTCGGCGACTGCCAGCTCCACATCGAGTGGGCCTCGCCCGCCGATCCCGCCGGCAAGATTGATCAGGACAGAGGCAACAGCGGCATATTCTTCATGGAGAAATACGAGATCCAGGTCCTCGATTCTTACGAGAGCCGCACCTATTCCGACGGCTACGCCGGCTCGATCTATGCCCAGTATCCGCCCCAGGTCAACGCCACGCGCAAACCCGGCGAATGGCAGACCTACGACATCGTCTTTCACGCGCCCCGCTTCAAGAAGGACGGCACCGTGAGACGTCCGGCGCGCATCACCGCCTTCCTCAACGGCGTTCTCGTGCAGGACAACGTCACTCTCACCGGCCCCACCGGCTGGCTCCAGCAAAAGCCCTACGAAGTTCACGCCGACGCCATGTCCCTCAAGCTCCAGGATCACGACAGCCCCGTACGCTTTCGCAACATATGGATCCGCCCCCTGCCCCAGCGTGAGCACTTGAAGAAAATCAAAATGAAGACACCCGAGGCGAAGGTCCAGCTCAGCCCGGAGCAGCTCGACCGCTTTGTCGGCGCCTACGAAACGATCGAACCCGATGACGAAAAGAAGGAAGTACCCTTCATCGTGATTCGCCGCGAAGGCGATCACCTCCTCGCCGCCATCCGCGACAAGCAGGAATGGCCCCTCATTCCCCAGTCTGAAACCGAGTTCGTCTTCCCGACCTTCGACGGCACCCTCGCCTTCGTGCGGGATGACAAAGGCGCGGTCACGGGCGTGAATTTCCGCGTCGGGATCGAACCGGATTTCGAGAAGAAGCTGTAA